From a single Bradyrhizobium sediminis genomic region:
- the fmt gene encoding methionyl-tRNA formyltransferase — protein sequence MPLRLIFMGTPDFAVPTLLELVAHGHEIAAVYTRAAKPAGRGMKLQPTPVEQEARRLGIPVLTPATLKTPEALEEFRAHDADAAVVVAYGMILPQAILDAPPLGCFNLHASLLPRWRGAAPINRAIMAGDAESGVMVMKMDVGLDTGDVAMAERLAITDAMTAADLHDALAPLGADLMVRAMGALERGKLQLTRQSADGVTYAAKVEKAEARIDWNRPARDVLRHIHGLSPFPGAWCELPIDGEQVRVKILRCEPADGSGEPGDLLDDRLAIACRDGAIRILELQRAGKAPMKADVFLRGTPLQPPMRLV from the coding sequence ATGCCGCTCCGCTTGATCTTCATGGGCACGCCCGATTTCGCGGTGCCGACGTTGCTGGAACTGGTGGCCCATGGCCACGAGATAGCGGCCGTCTACACCCGCGCGGCGAAGCCCGCCGGGCGCGGCATGAAACTGCAGCCGACCCCGGTCGAGCAAGAAGCGCGGCGGCTCGGCATCCCCGTGTTGACGCCTGCGACCCTGAAGACACCGGAAGCGCTGGAGGAGTTTCGCGCGCACGACGCCGACGCGGCAGTGGTCGTCGCCTATGGCATGATCCTGCCGCAGGCCATTCTCGACGCCCCACCGCTTGGCTGCTTCAACCTGCATGCCTCGCTGCTGCCGCGTTGGCGCGGCGCGGCGCCGATCAACCGCGCCATCATGGCCGGCGATGCCGAGTCTGGCGTGATGGTGATGAAGATGGATGTCGGACTCGATACCGGCGACGTCGCGATGGCCGAGCGGCTGGCGATCACGGATGCGATGACCGCGGCCGACCTGCACGACGCGCTGGCGCCGCTCGGCGCTGATTTGATGGTGCGCGCGATGGGCGCGCTGGAACGCGGCAAATTGCAGCTGACCAGGCAAAGCGCCGACGGCGTCACCTACGCCGCCAAGGTCGAAAAGGCCGAGGCGCGGATCGACTGGAACCGGCCGGCACGCGACGTGCTGCGCCACATTCACGGGTTGTCGCCGTTTCCCGGCGCGTGGTGCGAATTGCCCATCGACGGCGAGCAGGTCCGCGTGAAAATCCTGCGCTGCGAACCGGCTGATGGTTCCGGCGAGCCGGGCGATCTGCTCGACGATCGCCTCGCGATAGCTTGCCGGGACGGCGCAATCCGGATTCTCGAGTTGCAGCGCGCCGGCAAGGCGCCGATGAAGGCGGACGTCTTCCTGCGCGGCACCCCGCTGCAGCCGCCGATGCGGCTGGTCTGA
- the def gene encoding peptide deformylase, whose amino-acid sequence MALREIIILPDKQLRLISRPVEKVTTEIRKLADDMFETMYDAPGIGLAAIQVAQPLRLITMDLAKKSDEGETKPLPRVFINPEILSSSEEMSVYEEGCLSIPDYYEEVERPAQVRIRFTDLDGKVHEEDAEGLFATCIQHEIDHLNGVLFVDYLSKLKRDRVLKKFTKAAKRAAE is encoded by the coding sequence ATGGCACTCAGAGAAATCATCATCCTGCCGGACAAGCAGCTGCGGCTGATCTCCAGGCCCGTCGAGAAGGTCACGACGGAGATCCGCAAGCTCGCCGACGACATGTTCGAGACCATGTACGACGCGCCCGGCATCGGGCTCGCGGCGATCCAGGTCGCCCAGCCGCTGCGGCTGATCACCATGGACCTCGCCAAGAAAAGCGATGAGGGCGAGACCAAGCCGCTGCCGCGCGTCTTCATCAATCCGGAGATCCTGTCGTCGTCGGAAGAGATGTCGGTCTACGAGGAGGGCTGCCTGTCGATCCCTGACTATTACGAGGAAGTGGAGCGGCCGGCGCAGGTACGCATCCGCTTCACCGATCTCGACGGCAAGGTGCATGAGGAAGACGCCGAGGGCCTGTTCGCCACCTGCATCCAGCACGAGATCGATCACCTCAACGGCGTGCTGTTCGTGGACTATCTGTCGAAGCTGAAACGCGACCGCGTGCTGAAGAAGTTCACCAAGGCCGCGAAGAGGGCGGCGGAGTAG
- a CDS encoding DNA recombination protein RmuC — MNEILLTIGDWPVHTGEALIGFGALALALLLTIAIVIARSGRRGAELAMAQAIRADELEERLSEMLRAQSEATGRVDAMGQALAGRQADMARAVSERLDSVTHRVGQSMEQTTRNTMDSLRVLHERLGIIDNAHKNLTDLTSQVTTLRDVLANKQSRGAFGQARMEAIVQDGMPKGAYEFQYTLSSGKRPDCVVFLPDQRPLCIDAKFPLEAMTALHDARSDEERKFATQRLRADVMKHVSDIAEKYLIAGETQDTALMFVPSESVYAEIHDGFDDVIQKAYRARVVLVSPSLLMLAIQVMQQILKDARMRDAADQIRTEVLNLGDDLNRLRDRVLKLQKHFGDVNEDVRQILISADKIEKRAGRIEELDFSKAEAPAEPAGIVKPVAPELFPLPRKLQAGE, encoded by the coding sequence ATGAACGAGATTCTTCTCACGATCGGCGACTGGCCGGTCCACACCGGCGAGGCGCTGATCGGCTTCGGCGCGCTGGCGCTGGCTCTGCTCCTCACCATCGCCATCGTGATCGCGCGGTCGGGCAGGCGCGGCGCGGAACTGGCGATGGCGCAGGCCATCCGGGCCGACGAACTGGAAGAGCGGCTCAGCGAAATGCTGCGCGCCCAGAGCGAGGCCACCGGTCGCGTCGACGCCATGGGCCAGGCGCTGGCCGGCCGCCAGGCCGACATGGCGCGCGCGGTCAGCGAGCGGCTCGATTCGGTCACCCATCGCGTCGGCCAGTCGATGGAACAGACCACCCGCAACACCATGGATTCCCTGCGCGTGCTGCACGAGCGGCTCGGCATCATCGACAATGCGCATAAAAATCTCACCGACCTGACCTCGCAGGTGACGACGCTGCGCGACGTGCTCGCCAACAAGCAGTCACGCGGCGCCTTCGGCCAGGCCCGGATGGAAGCTATCGTCCAGGACGGCATGCCGAAGGGGGCTTACGAATTCCAGTACACGCTTTCCTCCGGCAAGCGGCCGGATTGCGTGGTGTTCCTCCCCGATCAGCGGCCGCTCTGCATCGACGCCAAGTTCCCGCTGGAAGCCATGACCGCGCTGCATGACGCGCGCAGCGACGAGGAACGGAAATTCGCCACGCAGCGGCTGCGCGCCGACGTGATGAAGCATGTCAGCGACATCGCCGAGAAATACCTGATCGCCGGCGAGACCCAGGACACCGCGCTGATGTTCGTGCCATCGGAATCGGTCTACGCCGAAATCCACGACGGTTTCGACGACGTGATCCAGAAGGCCTATCGCGCCCGCGTCGTGCTGGTGTCGCCGTCGCTGCTGATGCTGGCGATCCAGGTGATGCAGCAGATCCTCAAGGACGCGCGGATGCGCGACGCCGCCGACCAGATCCGCACCGAGGTGCTCAACCTCGGCGACGATCTCAATCGCCTCCGCGACCGCGTGCTGAAGCTGCAAAAGCATTTCGGCGACGTCAACGAGGACGTCCGCCAGATCCTGATCTCCGCCGACAAGATCGAAAAACGGGCGGGACGGATCGAGGAACTCGATTTCAGCAAGGCGGAAGCGCCTGCCGAGCCCGCAGGCATCGTCAAGCCGGTCGCGCCGGAGCTGTTCCCATTGCCGCGCAAGCTGCAGGCGGGGGAATAA
- a CDS encoding AmpG family muropeptide MFS transporter, giving the protein MTSTPEAATKPPSVRSAPRASWREGWAVYLQRRVLIVLLLGFSSGLPLALSGSTLLVWMRESGVDLGTIGLFALVGTPYTLKFLWAPLVDALHVPFFTRAFGRRRGWLVFSQLLLIGAILLLALTDPARSPLFVALGALLVATMSSTQDIVVDAFRVESLPESEQAAGMASYVAAYRIGMLVSTAGALFMVSAFESTGLTRGSAWMWGYVAMAALVLIGTVTALAATEPGQSARAEAATSADSAFTRVMHAAVGAFSEFLVRKDALAALAFVVLFKFTDAFSGTMTAPFVIDLGFTRNDYAAIVKGVGLAATLIGGFAGGYVARRYPLAASLWIGGVLQAIANLSFSWLAYVGVNQWALAFAISAENFTSAIGTVIFVAYLSALCKNPLHTATQYALLTALAAVGRTYLSSGAGYVAKATGWPLFFAICVVVAVPSLILLAWLQRRGHFDELGPVKV; this is encoded by the coding sequence ATGACATCCACACCCGAAGCTGCCACCAAACCGCCATCCGTCCGCTCCGCGCCCCGCGCCTCCTGGCGCGAAGGATGGGCGGTATACCTGCAGCGGCGGGTCCTGATCGTGCTGCTGCTCGGCTTTTCCTCCGGGCTGCCGCTGGCGCTGTCGGGGTCGACGCTGCTGGTATGGATGCGCGAGTCCGGCGTCGATCTCGGCACCATCGGGCTGTTCGCGCTGGTCGGCACGCCCTACACGCTGAAATTCCTGTGGGCGCCGCTGGTCGATGCGCTGCATGTGCCGTTTTTCACGCGTGCGTTCGGCCGCAGGCGCGGTTGGCTGGTATTCTCGCAACTGTTGCTGATCGGCGCGATCCTGCTGCTGGCGCTGACCGACCCGGCGCGCTCGCCGCTGTTCGTGGCGCTCGGTGCGCTTTTGGTTGCGACGATGTCCTCGACCCAGGACATCGTGGTCGATGCGTTTCGCGTCGAGAGCCTGCCCGAGAGCGAACAGGCCGCCGGCATGGCTTCCTATGTCGCGGCCTACCGCATCGGCATGCTGGTCTCGACCGCGGGCGCGCTGTTCATGGTGAGCGCGTTCGAATCAACCGGCCTGACGCGCGGCTCGGCATGGATGTGGGGCTACGTGGCGATGGCGGCGCTGGTGCTGATCGGCACCGTCACGGCGCTGGCCGCCACCGAGCCCGGCCAATCGGCGCGCGCGGAAGCCGCCACAAGCGCGGACAGCGCATTCACGCGCGTGATGCATGCGGCGGTAGGCGCGTTCTCCGAATTTCTCGTCCGAAAGGATGCGTTGGCGGCGCTCGCCTTCGTGGTGCTGTTCAAATTCACCGACGCGTTTTCCGGCACCATGACCGCGCCGTTCGTGATCGACCTCGGCTTCACCCGCAACGACTACGCCGCCATCGTCAAAGGCGTCGGCCTTGCCGCCACCCTGATCGGCGGCTTCGCCGGCGGCTATGTGGCGCGGCGCTATCCACTGGCCGCCAGCCTGTGGATCGGCGGCGTGCTGCAGGCGATCGCCAACCTGTCGTTCTCCTGGCTCGCCTATGTCGGCGTCAATCAATGGGCGCTGGCGTTTGCGATCTCGGCGGAAAATTTCACCAGCGCGATCGGCACCGTGATCTTCGTCGCCTATCTGTCGGCGCTGTGCAAGAATCCGCTGCACACCGCTACACAGTATGCGCTGCTTACCGCGCTCGCCGCGGTGGGACGCACCTATCTGTCGTCAGGCGCGGGCTATGTGGCGAAGGCGACCGGCTGGCCGCTGTTCTTCGCGATCTGCGTCGTGGTCGCGGTGCCGAGCCTGATCCTGCTGGCCTGGCTGCAGCGGCGCGGGCATTTCGACGAGTTGGGGCCGGTGAAGGTTTAA
- the recR gene encoding recombination mediator RecR — MSSAVAGPEIERLIQLLARLPGLGPRSARRAALHLIKKREALMTPLAGALQVAIDKIQVCKTCGNIDTQNPCTVCTDPRRDPSIIVVVADVADLWALERAHATNGFYHVLGATLSPLDGVGPQDLTIDALVARAHDPRVTEIILALNATVDGQTTAHYITDLLQEANVKVTRLAHGVPVGGELDYLDEGTLSAAMRQRTLF, encoded by the coding sequence ATGTCTTCCGCGGTTGCCGGTCCCGAAATCGAACGCCTGATCCAGCTGCTGGCGCGGCTGCCGGGGCTCGGCCCGCGTTCGGCGCGGCGCGCGGCGCTGCATCTGATCAAGAAACGCGAGGCGCTGATGACGCCGCTTGCGGGCGCGCTGCAGGTGGCGATCGACAAGATCCAGGTCTGCAAGACCTGCGGCAATATCGATACGCAAAATCCCTGCACGGTGTGCACCGATCCGCGGCGCGATCCCTCGATCATCGTCGTGGTCGCCGATGTCGCCGATCTCTGGGCGCTGGAACGCGCGCATGCCACCAACGGTTTCTATCACGTGCTCGGCGCGACGCTGTCGCCGCTCGATGGCGTCGGCCCGCAGGACCTCACCATCGACGCGCTGGTGGCGCGCGCCCACGACCCGCGGGTGACGGAAATCATTCTGGCGTTGAATGCGACCGTGGACGGCCAGACCACCGCGCATTACATCACCGACCTCCTGCAGGAGGCAAACGTCAAGGTGACGAGGCTGGCCCACGGCGTGCCGGTGGGCGGCGAACTCGATTATCTCGACGAAGGCACGCTGTCCGCAGCCATGCGGCAGCGTACGTTGTTCTAG
- a CDS encoding YbaB/EbfC family nucleoid-associated protein, with product MADFLGMMKQAAQLQSKMQAMQEELGNVEVEGVSGGGLVAVRMTAKMQVKAVRIDPSLMKADEREILEDLLVTAHNDAQRKAEAAMQEKMQALTGGLGLPPGLGLG from the coding sequence ATGGCTGATTTCCTCGGCATGATGAAACAGGCAGCCCAGCTGCAATCGAAGATGCAGGCGATGCAGGAAGAGCTCGGCAATGTCGAGGTCGAGGGCGTTTCCGGCGGCGGGCTGGTCGCCGTGCGCATGACCGCGAAGATGCAGGTCAAGGCGGTCAGGATCGATCCCTCGCTGATGAAGGCGGACGAGCGCGAAATCCTCGAGGATCTGCTGGTGACCGCGCATAACGACGCGCAGCGCAAGGCGGAAGCCGCGATGCAGGAGAAGATGCAGGCGCTGACCGGCGGGCTCGGGCTGCCGCCCGGATTGGGTCTCGGCTAG